Genomic DNA from Ornithorhynchus anatinus isolate Pmale09 chromosome 14, mOrnAna1.pri.v4, whole genome shotgun sequence:
GATCGGTGCTCACCCTGATGAAAGCAGAAGCAAGTTTCAGGTTTGAATACTCTATTTCATTtgttcaaacgtatttactgagcgcttactgtgtgcaaagcactgtattaagcacttaggagagtacactagaacaataaacagacacattacccacccacaacgagccttGTGCTGTAGGATCCAGTTTGAACAAGTTGGTTTAGAATGAGTCCTTGACtacccctttattcaccattcgGGTGTAGCTTTTTCACCCTGGATACAGCACCCTTTTCCTAACGGTATTCCCTGGCTATGGTGTCTGAGGAATGAGGGGGTGAAGTGGCAGGAGACTGCCAAGGAAAAAAAGGGGTGCTGTCAGGAGAAAATTCTAATTGGCTGCCAAGATAGTTTCTCGTAGAGATGCAGTTCCAGCTCCCTTTCCTGGAACTGTTTTTTTCATATCAGATTTCTAGAGTCCCAATTTGTGTTGCACTGAGCTTCCTCAGACATATTCCCCACTAAGTCTAGTAGCTATTACATCCTTATCAACAAGACCAAAAGCAGTTTAGTtcatcattttctttttattagtAGCTCATACACTAAATGGTCTTCTAATCAATATAAACATTTTTACTTACTCTGGCTGTTTGCAGACCTGAGTGTTGTGGATAAGATCATTCAGAGAACTTCTTTGGTACTCCTTGATGATCTGTTGTTTAATGTTGTTTAGGGCCATACAGGATAAAATTCAACTTCCCAGTTTTGCTTCTTTTCATTCACTGCAACAGTCATCATTAGCAGTCTCATCTCATTTAAATATATTGAAATTGTATtgtatccagtgctctgcaacacacaCAATTCCTAACAAGTTAATTTCTAGCTATAGTAATTTAGTAAGTTATTTAGCTACTTATTGAACAAAATGGTTGGCTCTAAAAGTAAGATTTGGGGACTGTTTGAATTTCTCAATATCCAAAGAATTTCCTTTATTTTACTTCAGCTTAAAACAATAGAAACTCTTCTGGGAAGCACTGCAAAAATTGGTGAACTGATTGTTCTTGGGATGATAACCCAGCTGAAAGAGGTAGGGGGAACTTACAAGAAGAATATTCATCTACTTTACCTTCTGCATTCTTCCAAATTGCAACTTTCAGAACACTTTCTAATGTAGATATTTATGtagcaaaaataaaaatcacatctttatTTGCAACATTATAAATAAAGAGCTAGCTTTCCACAAGCAACTTTGTGCTGCAATTATTTGAAGAGCATGATTGAATTATATAGAACAGAATGCATATCCCTTACAGACATAATCAGgattttgctattattattgcacGTGAGTGACTGGAGCTTTTCCTTTTAAATCCCTTGCCTGATAGGCAGGGATTATTGTTGCTCTGAAGAAAGagaacataaaaaaaaaggacttaAAGATTGCAAATCTTGTTTCTAACTCAGCTTTTAAAAATCTGCAGTGTTGGTATATTTAACTTTTCAAACACATTTTAAAATTAGATGTTTCTTTGGTCTAGTGTACCAAGGAGATTGGGTTTGAGAAGATGTTCTTTTTCCAAAGTGTCTTCTAAGGGACTCAATCCATTTTAGGTGAAAACACAGCCAGTATTGGAAAAATGACTATCTAGAGGGTTTTCATTATATGCACCTCCATATGTAACTCCTGAAAGTTAAAGAAGAGAGTATAAGATGTTCATTCACACTTCTAATGGGTGTGGTACCCTGCTTCTTGAAGAGTGCATGTTTGTATGTATGGTACTTCAATTTGTTTTCAAAAAACATTTTAGGGAAAATTTTTCTTGGAAGATCCTACAGGAGCTGTACAACTGGATCTTAGTAAAGCTATATCCTTTACATGATAGAAAGAAAGAGTTTTCCAGAAAATTGTATTGTAAAATGGTTGAAATTTACAATAAATGAATCAGGAAATTCTGGTTCGATTCACCTAGATTACAAGAAAAATAATCTCTTATGTATTTGTGGTCTAAATATATATTTCCCTCTATAAACCTCCTTAAGGAAAGAAGAGGTTCTAGTGGACCGTTCTGAAAAAGAGCTGGGGGCTTAAGGCACTCAACCTCATGCAGAGCCATCTCAGGGTTTTATTGATCTTTaatttccctctcccacctcactcgCTCAGCCCAAAGTTGTGGAAGCCATTTCCACCTTTCTGCCCCTCCTGATGGGAGTTTGAATAATTCTGGATCCCCGTggtttttggtgtttgttttttttttaaatggtatttgttaagcacttgctatgttccaagcactgtactaagtactggggtagattaaagataattccatatgggactcacagtctgtcagaaagaggaggattcaatccctacttcacagatgaggtaattgaggcacagagaagttaagtgactcaccaggtcacacagcagacaagtggcagagttgggattagaacctagatcctttggccccccaggcctgtgctctttccagtaggccatgctggtctctggcagggggaaggagagttgaagagggctgAGGGGCTCCCAGCTGCCCCCTCACTCACTGGGTCTGGAGGGATTGTCCTAAGGACAAGCCTTATCACTAGAGTAGCTAGACATACTCCCTAGAACGAAGCATGTGGCAAAGATGCGACACTGAAACTCCTCGGCCTCTAAAATCCAtgttggttaaaaaaaattacattagaTTCAATATTACCTCATGAATACGTTAATTTCTTTTCCTAAACGGTTGTGCACCAGTTCCACAGTGGTCTATATACAGATTCGTGTTATGTCTTAGCCGAAGGTAAGTCGCTATAACTATACATTTCATAAATTTACATGATTTCTTTTAAACATCTTGTAGTGAAACTATAGATAGAAAAACCTCAGGTGTTATGGAAAAACTCAGCGTTTTTCACTTGTGGTTCCTAAAAGTAAAATCACACTTAGGGTGAGCCAAAAAAGCACACAGCATTTGGTTAATGAGAAAATCTGTGACCCAACCAAGATATTtgtggagtggaaaaaaaaaaaatgccaaaaaaagAGGTCTGTCAACTTTACATGATTCAGCCTGGTGTGAGCTTAGGCGTTATATACGTGTCACCCATtaccttttatttctttttctgctGCCTTATTTAACATGAGAATATCTGGCCTGAACCTGTTGATGGGAAGGAACTTTTAGGTTGCATGAACAAATTTAGTAGACTAGACTGATTTACACATTAATGGGCTTGAGGCATGGGCTGCTagggatgagatcaaggtgaggCATCTTGCTTGGAGCCTTAGTGTCTGCTTAAGTGAATTGGCCGCACCATCTGAAAGTGGGACATGCATTGAATGAActgtaaaatgcattttttttcaggaaaaattgTCACTCCAAATTTCCCAAAGTCTGATAATTCATACGGTTTCTCCATTTTGTGCTGCCATCAGACCGAATTCTGGGTTGAATTGAACCATTTGTCAGACCCAGTGATGGAACAATGGAATAATACAATATGtcacctttgggcagggaatgcatctgtttattgttatattgtactcttccaagtgcctagtacagtgctctgcacacagtgagcgctcaataaataggattgaataaatgaattctaaTTTTAAAACTGCATAATTAAAAAACGGAAGAAGGCAAAGAGGATGCATCCTTTAAATTTTATGAATGGGCACCAACATAGCATCCTGTTAGGTACAGTATGAAAAATTAATTTTGGACTTCACTAATGCTTCTTCTTAATCTTGATGTAAAACTATGTAGCACTGGAGCCCTATCAATTTTTAAATTGCACATCTTCAGATTTTCCCATAGGCTACATTCTTATTTTAAGCCAAACAGAAGTGGTATACCGGACCAATGGCCTAGCCAGCCCAGCATTCTGTTGCATTGATAGAAGCAATAAAGAATGTGCGTGGAACAATAATAAGATATCCACCCATTGCCCTTGATGTCCAACTGCACAATAACATCCCAGAGTTTTCCCTCTAATACCCATATGAGTCTCTCATCTGTGAGATAATCCAACCTCTTCTTAAGCCTACTGGAATTTTCTACCCGCCCAGCTTCTTGTGGTAATGAATCTCTTGTGCTTTTACCCTGTGTGAAaatgtttttccttttgtttgttttaaatttaCCGTCTTCAGGCTTCATTGAACGGCAATTCATGTGTGCCTGGCCCACACCCATGGTAATTTTCTGAACTTTAATCATGTTTCCTCTCAGCCTTTGTCTGGCCAGAGAGGTCTGCTGTTTTCCGTCTATCCTCATGTGGTAATTGTGCCACCCGAATGATTGGCTTGGTTGTCATTGGTACCTTTTCCAGCTCCAGCTAGCCTAGGGATAATTGTAATGTTGCTATAACTGTTTTGTCCAATCAGCAATTTAGATGTTACAGCTAGGGTAATGGGGTTTACACTGTGGCTTTTTTGCAGGTTGGTTTGAAGATCAGGTGTTTCATGTAAATGCCTTTGGATTTCCACCTACTGAACCTTCCAGTACTACTAGGTAAAAACAAAAATAGGAATGTGTGACCGACTGTCTGATATTTGCTGTTTTTGCCAAAAGTTGATGAAGGTAGTGTCTCAGGAATAGAAATTCACATTGCCTATTTACTCTGTAATACTGCTTGTTGGGGAGATGGAATTCCCTGGGTCTGTTTCCAAGCCTTATTTTCTCTAATCTTCCCATTCGTTTCAGGGCCATATGCCCGAGTGATAGGTGTTAttggcagtgctttgcatatagtaagcgctcaataaatacgactgaataaatgaatgatggagtAGGTGACTAGGCAAGGGGGCCTCACCTTCATTCTGGACCATATGGCCCAAGGGCATAAGGCCATAGATGGTAGTCTGCTCCTTTTGACAGTCCACCTCCCAGAGAGTCAGTTTCTACTCTTCCTGATATGTTTTCTCTGTTCTTTAATGAAGAGGTCATATATTTTTGTTAAAGTATAAAAACGCAAAGGTGGATGGTTGTCCATCATCTCCACatgaaacacaaactccttaccatctgctttaagtcAGTCAGCCTTCTCCCGCCTACCTTCCTCGTTGACCTACTATAACCCAAACCAGACACTTGGCTCTTCCATCGTCAAAGTACTCACTGTATCTTTGACCCCGACACTGACCCCTTGTGTATGTCCACCctttgatctggaactccctcccacgtCATCTCTGACAGAGTACCACCCTGcctgccttcaaaaccctcctaatatcacaactcctccaagaggccttccctgactaaacccttatttcctttaCCTGCCTCCTCAATTCTgtatcattcagtcaatggtatctgagtgtttactgggtgcagagcactgtactaagcacttgggaaagtacagtacgatagagttggtagacataacccctgaccacaagaagcttacaatttaacccttaagcacttgatattcaccccactctcagttccACAGTACCTAGGTACGTATCTTTcattccccctatctgtaattcattttaatgtgtctccccactggactaagctccttgagggcaaggattgtgtctaccaaactctcttgtatgattctctcccaaatgctctgtacagtactctgcatacagtgagcacacaataaataccactgattgactgagcaacATCATGCTAACATTTATGATTGtttctttttgaaaaataaagCGGGCATaacctctcctgccctgcccaaCTGTTGATTCTAGCTAAGTCTACTTAGTGACAATATGGTAGAAGCTTTATGGTAATCATCTATTTctgctcttttgtattgtactctcccaagtgcttattacagcactctgcGAAATTAACACTGATTTGATAAACTTTCCATCAGCCCTATACATTTTCTTCATGAGAAAAGAAACTATCGTGAAAAATATATTGTGGGTTGGAAAAAGAAGAGCCAGAAAAGAATACATGAAGGGGGAAAGGACTGATATgtaatggggaagaaaaaaattactAATTTTGATGTGAATAACACAGGGCATACTATGGAAATACGAACTTCTTTGGAGGCCCTTCTTCAACTTCTGTAAAAACATCTGCCAAATTGAAACAGTTGGAAGATGAGAATGAAGATGCCATGTTTGTATTTTTGTCTGATGTCTGGTTAGACCAGGTAGAAGTTTTGGAAAAGCTTCATACTATGTTTTCTGGTAAGTGCAGTTTGGATTCTGTGCCTTTTTGAATCCTTGTCCCAACATTTCAGATCTCAGTCTGTCCTAGGTAATACATTGgatcagcctggtctagtggaaagaacattgccctgggagtcaggagacctgtgttctaatcctagctctgccaggtatctgctttgtgtccttgggcaagtcatttaacatatcTGTACCCAAGGTTCCCAATATGTTGTCCCtccacctggactgtgagcccagtgtgagatagggactgtgtccaacctgattatctaccccagtatgacATGCAGGGCTtaagaaacattattattattattattatgtatagttATTTGCCTAAGAATATGCAGTATTAAAATCAAATTGTTTCAGAGGTTAATACACTCTCAAACATCAAATATTTCCCAGGAATTGAGTTCAAATAGAGTTTCAGATCATTGTTatattagtgaagcagcgtggcctagtggaaagaacatgggcctggggtcagaggaccagggatctaattccagctccacaatttacctgctgagtgaccttgggcaagtcatttaacttctctgtgtctcagttccctcatgtgcaaaatgaggattcaaacctgttctccgaCTTAAACTGTTAGTCCTgtatgggacctgatcatcttatcttgtatctaccccagctcttagtacagtgcttggtagatatttaataccacagttatcaatttTTTGTTAAGGACTTTGTGAAATATATTTCCTTAATTTGGAAAAAAGCTATAAAGAAAAATACCATCTATGTGCGTtagttgatttgcttgtattctgcTTTCTAGAATAGAAAAGTTATTAATTCTCCTACTCCTCAGGTTATTCTTCCTTACCTCCAACCTGCTTTATCTTTTGTGGAAATTTCTCTTCTGCACCATATGGAAAAAATCAAGTTCAAGCACTCAAAGGTACTGAATAGTCAATACTCTATTTCTTGTGTAGCTAATAATTGATATTAAATACAGTACTTGGATTCATTAAGGTAAAAGATTTAGGATGTCATCATATGTAATCAAATGTACTGTAATTTGATTGTGTTGAACACAGAACATGCAGCTGAATTTAACATTCCCTTGCCATTTCAGATTCCCTGAAGGCTCTTGCGGACATAATATGTGAATACCCAAGTATTCACAAAAGGTAATGACCTACACTTCAATTATCTAAAAAACTTTGTAAACTTTTGTTAAATAGTATAGAGAGCTATGTTTGCATGTTTGAGGAAAGGAATCAAGGAACCAtggtaaaaaaaaaccctttcctaaGCAAGGAAATTCCCAAGTTTCCCTTAAACCAATAGAATTTAGCTCATCTCCCGAGCCAGAAATATAGCCATCTCTTAGAGAGGAAAGCTTCTACTTTTCCAGTACACTGATAAATGGCAAATACTATTTCTTGTTATAAAACTGATTAGTCATCTATCTCTTGAAGTTTTATTATATGAACATTTTTTACAATCAAGTATCTAGAAAGACTTTGAAAGCACAAGAAATGGCAGATTGGTCTCTTGAATTGTAACATTGTCCATTAGAATTTTATTAGGCTAATAACGAAGAGTAAGCTTCCTGAAAGCACGTTTCTTGTTCACAACTATAATTTACCAGTATTACCCGTCTGTCTCACATTCAAATCTTGACAAATGTACTTTACTGtgcagatttaaaaaaataacgaACCACAATGCTATTATCTTTGAATTTATACAGTTTTGTCATATGAACAGTGGGTAGACCAAGATGTTTTCACTCACTTCACTTTTACCATTTATTTATGTTTAATTCAGCCTTTAATGCTATTCTGACAAATGTTTAAAATTTTAAATGGGTTCTCAGCAAGTCAGTAGTTTACTGTTCAGATCAATATTCTACCTCTGTACTTTTTATTAAAAATTGTATTCAACTGTATTCATATTGTACTTGCAGTAGTCGTTTTGTGTTTGTTCCTGGTCcagaagatcctgggcctggtTTCATTTTACCAAGGTAAATTTGATTCACAGTTTTGGCAAGTATACTTATAATTTCCTTAAGAATTCATGGTACTTACAGTATACTACTGTTCTTACAGGCCACCACTTGCTGAAAATATCATCAATGAATTCAAACAGCGGGTGCCTTTTTCAGTTTTCACTACTAATCCTTGCAGGTAAACATAAATTAATTCTATGTAATATGGAATTTTCATCATTTCTGCAAGACACAGAAAAAAATGTGTGTGCTCAGGGTGATTTTTTTAGTGTAAAATATAAAAGCAATTACAGTTTTGATTTTAAATATAACCTTGGTGAATAATTTGCAAAAACTTGAACAGGGTGAAAATTCTGTTTATTATCTAAGAAATTCTCAGGCTCGTCTCATTTACAGAGGTTAACAAGAATGAAAATAATTACAAATTATTTGCTGTTAACTGCAGGTTGATTTAATTTCTCCTGCCACAGTTATCCATTTTCTGTCTTAAGACCACCTCTTAACCCATTTGGAAACTGAATTTCAACCTGTATTTTTATTCCAGAATCCAATATTGCACACAAGAAATCATTGTTTTTCGTGAAGATTTGGTAAATAAAATGTGCAGAAATTGTGTCCGTTTTcctagtagcaatttggatattCCAAACCATGTAAGTAAAACTCCTTGCTCTTTTTAGTAAGTTCTTTTGGAACGGTGTGCCAAAACCCAACAATTGATTCCACAGCTACTTAATTACCCTGTACTAGACAAGATAAATTGAATTCTGGAACTATTCTTTTTCTCACAGATTGATAGTCCTCTGGGGCAAAAGTAAATCATTCAGTGATTGAATGGGtagcatttatgaagcacctacTTTGCAGTGAACTGTATTAAATACTCAGGACTATAAatgggaggcagcttggcctagtggaaagaccactggactggaagtcaggagacccagttcATAGTCCCGGCTTCatcacttgccagttgtgtgaacttgagcaaggcatttatcttctctatgcttcagttcccttatatacaaaatgttctccctccccgttggactttgagccctgtatgggacaacaACTCTCTGATctaatctaccacagcatttagagcAGGGCATGGCCCTTAGTAAGTTGTTTAATAGATGACCTCATCTCCATCCTCACTATTATGTCATGTTTACTATAAAATAAGAAaatagaattagtggatatgatccttgccctcaaggaatttggattTAAATGCTAGAAAGGGACCATGTGCCCATAAACCATAACCCCTCAGGAAATGCAGTATCTCCATTCATCCATGATATGAACATGGCATCTCCCAGCTCACAAAGACACCATAGTCTGTGGACCACAAGAGAGAGACTTGAATTTTTATCACAAGTTCAAGACAGTGTTTACATCCCAATTTTGCACTAGGAATATTCTCATTACTGGAAATAGAACCATCAGAGTTACAAACTTTCCcccagttttattttatttttttttaaactacatCTATTGCCAGTTTCATTAAGATGTAGTTAAATAACTAAGGTGAAAGAAACTGATAAATGATTCCTTGTTGCTCAGATATAATAGGGATTGCTAAAATTATTAATACCCACCTTAATCTTACTACCTATATTTTCACTGGTTTGAAGTAATTTGCTGCATTAAACAATATGATTTAAAGCTAGGTTTATTATGGTGATTGTTTCTTATCCATTATGAAATAACTTGTTTACAATATTTTGCTGTTGGACATGCTtaatgtggggctgagaggtgcTCTAGGATATATCACCATTTTGATGAGGGAAAGTGTGTTTTGTGGGGGGAAATATGCAGGAATTCACCTTgaatattcaatattcaatagtatttattgagcgcttactatgtgcagagcactgtactaagcgcttgggatgaacaagtcggcaacagatagagacagtccctgccgtttgacgggcttacagtctaatcgggggagacggacagacaagaacaatggcactaaacagcgtcaaggggaagaacatctcgtaaaaacaatggcaactaaatagaatcaaggcgatgtacaattcattaacaaaataaatagggtaacgaaaatatatacagttgagcggacgagtacagtgctgtggggatgggaagggagaggtggaggagcagagggaaaaggggaaaatgaggctttagctgcggagaggtaaaggggggatggcagagggagtagagggggaagaggagctcagtacagGAGGAAAAAGTTTAATTTTTACAAACCCAATCCTGACTTTCTGAAAATTAAAATTAGGTACTAAATTACCAGTCTATTTATAAATAAACATtttgtcttttcttccttttataGTTTGTAAAGACCATACTATCGCAAGGACATCTGACTCCTCTGCCACTTTATGTCAGCCCAGTGTACTGGGCATATGACTATACTATGAGAGTGTATCCTGTGCCTGACTTACTTGTCATCGCAGACAAATATGATCCTTTTACCGTGACCAATACAGAGTGCCTTTGCATAAACCCTGTAAGAACTCATTTCATGGTTTATTAATGTATTGTACCAAAAGGAATATTTTAAAAACTTCATAGTCTTAGTCACCAAGTTTATACATCAGAAGTCTCATTTTAGAGGACTGAAGTTATtaaatgtgtaataataataattatggtatttgttaagcacttactatgtgccagacactgtacaaggcGCTGAGTAGATTACTCACTTATGATTTGGGATTGTTCCTCTCTCCTAAAGGGATCTTTTCCAAGGAGTGGATTTTCATTCAAGGTTTTCTATCCTTCTAACAAGACAGTAGAGGATAGGTAAGTGCATGTGGGGTTTTATTTATTACAATCTATTCCCTCACCTCTTG
This window encodes:
- the POLE2 gene encoding DNA polymerase epsilon subunit 2 isoform X1; this translates as MAPERLRSKVISAFKLRGLLLRGEATTYLTGALQSINELELEDALESVIDAVEKQPLSSNMIERSVVEIAVQECSQSVDEAIEHIFNIIGAYDIPRFVYSSERKKFLPLSMTNHPSPNLFGTARDKAELFRERYTILQQRTHRHELFTPPVIGAHPDESRSKFQLKTIETLLGSTAKIGELIVLGMITQLKEGKFFLEDPTGAVQLDLSKAQFHSGLYTDSCYVLAEGWFEDQVFHVNAFGFPPTEPSSTTRAYYGNTNFFGGPSSTSVKTSAKLKQLEDENEDAMFVFLSDVWLDQVEVLEKLHTMFSGYSSLPPTCFIFCGNFSSAPYGKNQVQALKDSLKALADIICEYPSIHKSSRFVFVPGPEDPGPGFILPRPPLAENIINEFKQRVPFSVFTTNPCRIQYCTQEIIVFREDLVNKMCRNCVRFPSSNLDIPNHFVKTILSQGHLTPLPLYVSPVYWAYDYTMRVYPVPDLLVIADKYDPFTVTNTECLCINPGSFPRSGFSFKVFYPSNKTVEDSKLQGF
- the POLE2 gene encoding DNA polymerase epsilon subunit 2 isoform X2, translating into MIERSVVEIAVQECSQSVDEAIEHIFNIIGAYDIPRFVYSSERKKFLPLSMTNHPSPNLFGTARDKAELFRERYTILQQRTHRHELFTPPVIGAHPDESRSKFQLKTIETLLGSTAKIGELIVLGMITQLKEGKFFLEDPTGAVQLDLSKAQFHSGLYTDSCYVLAEGWFEDQVFHVNAFGFPPTEPSSTTRAYYGNTNFFGGPSSTSVKTSAKLKQLEDENEDAMFVFLSDVWLDQVEVLEKLHTMFSGYSSLPPTCFIFCGNFSSAPYGKNQVQALKDSLKALADIICEYPSIHKSSRFVFVPGPEDPGPGFILPRPPLAENIINEFKQRVPFSVFTTNPCRIQYCTQEIIVFREDLVNKMCRNCVRFPSSNLDIPNHFVKTILSQGHLTPLPLYVSPVYWAYDYTMRVYPVPDLLVIADKYDPFTVTNTECLCINPGSFPRSGFSFKVFYPSNKTVEDSKLQGF